In Arthrobacter citreus, a single genomic region encodes these proteins:
- a CDS encoding AroM family protein, producing MAKLGMITIGQAPRQDVAPVFEKYIDGRSELVQVGVLDGLKKAYIEEHLSPELGDYVLTTRLTNGDSVVMSREKIQPILQEKINQFEKTGIKQILLLCTGVFPGIHTKSSYLIEPDKIIPPVVKSIVGQRRFGVILPLAEQEESLRSKFTSFGMNPYFAVASPFKNDLKNYENAGNELKNKVDIILLDCMAYSEQSRQLVSKVTGLPVIVSNVMMGKLVSEMI from the coding sequence ATGGCAAAACTAGGAATGATTACAATCGGTCAAGCTCCGCGTCAAGATGTTGCACCAGTTTTTGAAAAATATATAGATGGCCGATCTGAATTAGTTCAGGTTGGTGTATTGGACGGTTTGAAGAAGGCATATATTGAAGAGCATCTGTCACCCGAATTGGGTGATTATGTGTTAACTACTCGTTTAACAAATGGTGATTCTGTCGTGATGTCAAGGGAGAAAATACAGCCAATTTTACAAGAAAAGATCAACCAATTTGAGAAGACGGGAATCAAGCAAATTCTACTTCTTTGTACTGGCGTATTTCCAGGAATACACACAAAATCATCCTATTTGATTGAGCCAGATAAAATTATTCCTCCTGTCGTTAAATCAATAGTTGGTCAGCGTCGATTTGGCGTTATTTTGCCTTTGGCAGAACAAGAAGAAAGTTTAAGGAGTAAGTTTACATCATTTGGAATGAATCCATATTTTGCGGTTGCTTCTCCTTTTAAGAATGACTTGAAAAACTATGAAAATGCAGGAAATGAACTGAAGAATAAAGTAGATATTATTTTACTAGATTGCATGGCATACTCAGAACAGTCAAGACAATTAGTGTCAAAAGTAACTGGCCTTCCTGTGATTGTATCGAATGTCATGATGGGAAAACTAGTTTCAGAGATGATTTAA
- a CDS encoding DUF1177 domain-containing protein, with amino-acid sequence MTLKQTLSVIDLLDNAYVNGEKVKELFTSYPNVTVEVTTVSGEQGSTDFIKVMIPGVEGKSRGGVAPTIGIVGRLGGIGARPSRIGLVSDADGAVAAVASALKLADMQVKGDTLKGDVIVTTHICPDAPTLPHEPVDFMDSPVDILTMNKYEVLSEMEVVLSIDTTKGNRVINHKGIAISPTVKEGYILRVSDDLLRIMEMTSGQLPVTYPITMQDITPYGNDIYHINSILQPSVATDSPVVGLAITAQSAVPGCGTGASHETDIALAARFAIEVAKETTNGTCKFYDETEFDKITKLYGSMKILQTMGNEVIH; translated from the coding sequence ATGACATTGAAACAAACACTTTCGGTAATTGATTTACTAGATAATGCATATGTAAATGGGGAAAAAGTAAAGGAACTATTTACTTCATATCCTAATGTTACAGTAGAAGTAACAACGGTATCAGGAGAGCAAGGTAGTACAGATTTTATTAAAGTAATGATTCCTGGAGTAGAAGGAAAAAGTAGGGGTGGTGTGGCCCCTACTATTGGAATTGTAGGTCGTCTTGGTGGTATTGGTGCACGCCCTAGCCGTATTGGATTAGTTTCTGATGCAGATGGCGCCGTTGCAGCAGTTGCTTCTGCATTAAAATTAGCGGATATGCAAGTAAAAGGAGATACCTTAAAAGGTGACGTCATTGTTACAACTCATATTTGTCCAGATGCACCAACCTTGCCACATGAACCTGTAGATTTTATGGATTCACCAGTCGATATATTAACAATGAATAAATATGAAGTCCTATCCGAAATGGAAGTTGTTTTATCTATTGATACTACAAAAGGTAATCGAGTGATTAATCATAAGGGGATTGCGATCTCACCGACTGTAAAAGAAGGGTATATTCTTCGTGTCAGTGATGATTTGCTACGAATAATGGAGATGACTTCAGGACAGCTTCCTGTTACATATCCAATTACAATGCAGGATATAACACCTTATGGAAATGACATCTATCATATTAATTCTATTCTACAGCCGTCCGTTGCTACGGATTCGCCTGTTGTAGGTTTAGCAATTACAGCGCAATCAGCTGTACCAGGATGTGGTACAGGAGCAAGTCATGAAACAGATATAGCATTAGCCGCTCGATTTGCGATTGAAGTTGCAAAGGAAACAACAAATGGTACTTGCAAATTCTATGATGAAACTGAATTTGATAAAATTACGAAACTCTATGGTTCTATGAAAATCTTACAAACAATGGGGAATGAAGTTATTCATTGA
- a CDS encoding DUF917 family protein → MATIKLDEKMVEYAVYGGAVLGGGGGGWIEEGLKIGKLALQVGQPQLLTIDELEDEDTLVTVSLVGAPAAKDQFVKPIHYAQALELLSKKIEKPIKGIITNENGAATSVNGWFQSAVTNIPVIDIPCNGRAHPTGSMGSLNLSELTDYVSHQAAIGGKDDRYVEVSISGSLDKASNMVRKASVEAGGVVAVARNPVSVEYAKQNGAPGAIRQAIEVGEALLSHEGEAAIDAVVKKLGGKVITTGIVTDFQLETAGGFDVGTVWINDSYELTFWNEYMTLEKDGERYATFPDLIMTFDAKTAKPIVSAAIEKGQHLSVIAVPKENLILSSTMSNEKLLKQIEGIIKKSVL, encoded by the coding sequence TTGGCAACTATAAAATTAGATGAAAAAATGGTGGAATATGCAGTTTATGGAGGCGCAGTTCTAGGAGGCGGCGGTGGCGGCTGGATTGAAGAAGGTCTTAAAATTGGTAAGTTGGCTCTTCAAGTTGGACAGCCGCAACTTCTTACAATTGATGAGCTTGAAGATGAAGATACGCTTGTAACTGTATCTTTAGTAGGTGCTCCTGCTGCAAAGGATCAATTTGTTAAACCAATTCACTATGCTCAGGCTTTAGAGCTACTTTCCAAAAAAATTGAAAAACCTATAAAAGGGATTATAACCAATGAGAACGGTGCTGCAACTTCTGTTAATGGCTGGTTTCAAAGTGCTGTAACGAATATCCCGGTAATTGATATACCTTGTAATGGACGAGCACATCCAACAGGCTCAATGGGCTCATTAAATTTATCTGAGCTTACTGATTATGTATCCCACCAAGCTGCAATTGGTGGAAAAGATGACAGGTATGTCGAGGTGAGTATTTCAGGCTCACTTGATAAGGCATCTAATATGGTTCGAAAGGCATCAGTTGAAGCAGGTGGAGTCGTTGCCGTTGCTAGAAATCCTGTGTCTGTAGAATACGCAAAGCAAAATGGAGCTCCTGGTGCAATCAGACAAGCAATTGAAGTCGGTGAAGCTTTATTAAGCCATGAAGGTGAAGCTGCAATTGATGCGGTCGTTAAAAAGTTAGGTGGAAAAGTGATTACAACTGGAATTGTCACTGATTTTCAGCTTGAAACAGCGGGAGGATTTGATGTTGGAACAGTCTGGATCAATGATTCCTATGAGCTAACATTCTGGAATGAGTATATGACACTAGAAAAAGATGGAGAGCGATATGCAACTTTCCCGGATTTAATTATGACTTTTGACGCAAAAACAGCAAAACCAATTGTGTCCGCAGCGATCGAAAAAGGACAGCATCTTTCGGTAATCGCAGTACCAAAAGAAAACTTAATTTTAAGCTCTACAATGAGTAACGAGAAACTACTTAAACAAATTGAAGGTATTATAAAAAAATCAGTTCTTTAA